Proteins co-encoded in one Waddlia chondrophila WSU 86-1044 genomic window:
- a CDS encoding PP2C family serine/threonine-protein phosphatase translates to MDVDPENALRSAKIFYDKKDYNKAMEFFVKAAFSLIYNSKEHACTKTAMEKAIDCYLKLNPAYTIAPHDNYIQQYFTVVRHWQDHRKWSEEQICQELFKEIPCSLADDSREELPMGATFSRQLNSSSFDAAIAAGQGIREEMEDAFVTEYFSLETASIDLFAVFDGHGGKTCAQYTAEELPKQLKNRFNQLAELNDEHIYQTLIETCVSIDESWKQLSFQVEGWKDISGTTAAIALYINQKELWVANVGDSGAVINLNGKAIQLTEAAKPTHPRYYQEIYMRGGIVSYGRVDASLDMARSIGDLPHPSVSARPTVKKIEIDSKDHTLIIACDGLWDVIEGQTAVDSIKGKNSLEAAEHLRTLAYQRGSTDNVSIIVVINQ, encoded by the coding sequence ATGGACGTTGATCCAGAAAATGCACTTCGATCCGCTAAGATCTTTTACGATAAAAAAGACTACAACAAGGCGATGGAATTCTTTGTAAAAGCTGCATTTTCTCTGATTTACAATTCGAAAGAACATGCATGTACAAAAACAGCAATGGAAAAGGCAATCGATTGTTATTTGAAACTAAATCCCGCCTATACGATCGCCCCTCACGATAACTATATTCAACAATATTTCACAGTTGTCCGCCATTGGCAGGATCATCGAAAATGGTCTGAAGAACAGATTTGCCAAGAGCTTTTCAAAGAAATCCCCTGCTCTCTAGCGGATGACTCGCGTGAAGAGCTGCCTATGGGAGCAACTTTTTCCCGCCAGCTGAATTCCTCTTCATTTGATGCTGCCATAGCAGCCGGACAGGGGATACGGGAAGAGATGGAAGACGCATTTGTTACAGAATATTTTTCGTTAGAAACAGCCTCCATCGATCTATTTGCTGTTTTTGATGGACATGGAGGAAAAACTTGTGCTCAATACACAGCTGAAGAACTGCCAAAACAATTAAAAAACCGCTTCAATCAACTTGCAGAGCTAAACGATGAGCATATCTATCAAACGCTTATTGAAACATGCGTGTCAATTGATGAATCCTGGAAACAACTCTCCTTTCAAGTTGAGGGGTGGAAAGATATTTCTGGAACCACAGCAGCGATTGCTTTGTATATCAATCAAAAAGAGCTTTGGGTCGCTAATGTCGGCGATTCAGGAGCGGTCATCAATTTAAATGGCAAAGCGATCCAGTTGACCGAAGCAGCCAAACCAACACACCCTCGCTATTATCAAGAAATTTATATGCGCGGCGGCATTGTCAGTTACGGAAGAGTCGATGCCTCTTTGGATATGGCGCGTTCAATCGGAGATCTGCCGCATCCAAGCGTCTCTGCCAGGCCTACGGTAAAAAAAATAGAGATAGACAGCAAAGACCACACATTAATTATCGCTTGCGACGGACTTTGGGATGTAATCGAGGGACAAACAGCTGTTGACAGCATCAAAGGAAAAAACTCATTGGAAGCAGCAGAACATTTACGGACATTGGCCTATCAGCGAGGAAGCACCGACAATGTCTCCATTATAGTGGTGATCAATCAGTAA